In Chelmon rostratus isolate fCheRos1 chromosome 4, fCheRos1.pri, whole genome shotgun sequence, a genomic segment contains:
- the si:ch73-63e15.2 gene encoding protein strawberry notch homolog 2 isoform X3 produces MSLMQFWTKLYSQLGRPLPKDLSCIDDLSTNSLFSSPADSLSEYADAQSFISADNLDTVPTLWDINTSTTTTTPAQSQLELNGTGRFHGLASLDDITAIISTPPLGGFQAQRTQPPPEEEEDAEEEETEELGHVDTYAEYRPSKSTIGISHPDIVVETNTLSSVPPPDITYTLSIPETTISCGLLSALQLEAIIYACQQHEVILQNNQRAGFLIGDGAGVGKGRTVAGIILENYLKGRKKALWFSISNDLKFDAERDLKDIDAPNIPVHALNKIKYGDTATSEGVLFATYSALIGESQAGGQHRTRIKQILDWCKPDFDGVIIFDECHKAKNATSTKMGKAVLDLQNKLPRARVVYASATGASEPKNMIYMSRLGIWGEGTPFRTFDDFLHAIEKRGVGAMEIVAMDMKVSGMYIARQLSFSGVSFRIEEIGLDSDFKLVYNKAAKLWAEALQVFMRAADELGLVSRKSLWGQFWSSHQRFFKYLCIAAKVRCLVELAQKELVAGKCIVIGLQSTGESRTREVLDENDGHLDRFVSAAEGVFQSLVTKHFPSEKQRREKAPGNKRKRKPRGRQPKVAKHTVDSGGVINISDDSSSDSDGMDTDSNSSPDSLLDNDDVIFVNHTSCQTARIEEMKQGLLNKISVLGKELPLNTLDELIDKFGGPDKVSEMTGRKGRVVRRPDGSVRYESRAEQGLTIDHINIKEKDRFMSGEKLVAIISEAASSGISLQADKRVKNQRRRVHMTLELPWSADRAIQQFGRTHRSNQVTAPEYIFLISELAGERRFASIVAKRLESLGALTHGDRRATESRDLSKYNFENKYGTKALDKITKAILGHIENKVPPPKGYPGGEAMFFRDMKLGMMDVGIFCKEPRFGISTEKDCSITKFLNRILGLEVHKQNYLFQYFTDNFDYLIEKDKKEGKYDMGILDLAPGNDEIYEEKQETFLTVGNPQDGQVVLYKISVDRGMPWNEAYNKSLKLSGPDEGFYLSQKLRGNHPCVLLAEQGRGKNLIVYKPNIGKQAHPESLDNLQQRYRKVTPEEAKDSWENQFTFSFKKCSHANWNGKCKKIEEGQECLQGMRLRQYHMLCGALLRVWKRVSDVVSDITSSSILQIVRLKTKQHNKQVGIKIPENCVARVRDELLQMDEEVKRRRKEREQQAVEQRLAEERMRKMEQENKHLLANLFNQKPIINQSLTQSIAQNQILKQKLNQNALQRTQSGSISQLQRMQAQTQSTLQQPSQNITMLSLQRNPSQTQQRTHNSWPNNSTTTNQGPLPNMINLTSSLSQFYPQSFLPPFPQPKNSSFSLDQTTLSPSLSSKNTLDEILDLTASSPSPSPDTTEGGLNLDSLTRHSTAFGDDFNLEHLISQNAPTAQRAAHMQQPHLLQQQQQQHLQATQQQNHTLLANNHQDLLDFLDLPSSPQMSTQKTSPSSSTSSGSSSTSSTSSVSNSLVSHIPVSLLSASSLIPSSSSSSLFPSPSSSSSLFSNSPSHFPSPYLLSQSDSLSLPNGHCSATTLDVREALNSMLQAGPDRKSVIQYRQQD; encoded by the exons GACCTGTCCTGCATTGATGACCTCTCCACAaactctctgttctcctctccgGCTGACTCACTGTCGGAGTATGCTGATGCCCAGTCCTTCATCAGCGCAGACAACCTGGACACAGTGCCCACCCTCTGGGACATCAACACTagtaccaccaccaccacaccagCACAGAGCCAGCTAGAG CTGAATGGCACCGGCAGGTTTCATGGCTTGGCCAGTTTGGATGATATAACTGCTATTATCAGCACCCCACCTTTAGGAGGATTCCAG GCTCAGAGAACCCAGCCGCcaccagaggaagaagaggatgctgaggaagaggagacagaggaactGGGACATGTAGACACATATGCTGAGTACAGACCTTCCAAAT CCACTATAGGAATTTCTCATCCTGACATAGTGGTGGAGACCAACACGCTTTCCAGTGTCCCTCCTCCCGACATCACATACACTCTGTCTATCCCTGAGACAACTATTAGCTGTGGCCTGCTGTCCGCTCTGCAGCTAGAGGCCATCATCTACGCCtgccag CAACACGAGGTTATTCTTCAGAACAACCAGAGGGCAGGCTTCCTGATTGGAGATGGGGCAGGGGTCGGAAAAGGGCGCACCGTGGCAGGAATCATCCTGGAGAACTACCTTAAGGGACGGAAGAAAGCACTATG GTTCAGCATATCCAATGACCTGAAATTTGATGCAGAGAGAGATCTCAAAGACATAGATGCGCCGAATATTCCTGTGCATGCCTTAAACAAG ATAAAGTATGGAGACACAGCTACCTCAGAAGGAGTCCTGTTTGCAACGTACTCTGCGCTGATTGGAGAGAGCCAGGCAGGAGGGCAACACCGGACGAGAATTAAACAGATCCTAGACTGGTGCAAGCCAGACTTCGACGGAGTT ATTATTTTTGATGAATGCCACAAAGCCAAGAATGCCACATCTACAAAGATGGGCAAGGCAGTGCTTGACTTGCAAAACAAGCTGCCACGGGCCAGAGTGGTGTACGCCAGTGCCACAG GTGCCTCTGAGCCAAAGAACATGATCTACATGAGCCGCCTGGGAATCTGGGGTGAGGGCACACCCTTCAGAACTTTTGATGACTTCCTGCACGCCATCGAGAAGAG AGGTGTTGGTGCCATGGAGATTGTTGCCATGGACATGAAAGTGAGCGGGATGTACATCGCCAGGCAGCTGAGTTTCTCAGGGGTGTCTTTCCGCATTGAAGAGATCGGACTGGACAGCGACTTTAAACTGGTCTATAACAAAGCTGCCAAACTG TGGGCAGAGGCGCTGCAGGTGTTCATGCGCGCAGCTGATGAGCTGGGCCTGGTCAGCAGGAAGTCGCTGTGGGGGCAGTTCTGGTCGTCTCACCAGCGCTTCTTCAAATACCTCTGCATCGCTGCCAAGGTCCGCTGCTTGGTAGAGCTGGCCCAAAAAGAGCTGGTGGCTGGAAAG TGCATCGTTATTGGCCTGCAGTCTACTGGCGAGTCCCGCACCAGAGAAGTCCTGGATGAGAATGACGGGCATCTCGACagatttgtttctgctgcaga GGGAGTATTCCAGTCTCTTGTAACAAAACATTTCCcatcagagaagcagaggagggagaaggcaCCTGGGAATAAGAGAAAAA GGAAGCCTAGAGGTCGCCAACCCAAGGTAGCCAAGCACACTGTGGATAGCGGTGGTGTAATCAACATCAGTGATGACAGCAGTAGTGACTCCGATGGCATGGACACGGACTCCAACTCCTCGCCAGACTCCCTGCTAGACAACGATGATGTCATCTTTGTGAACCACACTAGCTGCCAGACAG CCAGGATAGAGGAGATGAAGCAGGGCCTCCTTAACAAAATATCCGTACTGGGAAAAGAACTACCTCTCAATACTTTGGATGAGCTCATCGATAAGTTTGGCGGACCAGATAAAGTTTCAGAG atGACTGGCCGTAAGGGTCGGGTGGTACGGCGTCCTGACGGCAGCGTTCGTTATGAGTCACGGGCTGAGCAGGGTCTTACCATCGACCACATTAACATCAAGGAGAAAGATCGCTTCATGAGTGGAGAGAAG TTGGTGGCCATCATCTCAGAGGCAGCCAGCTCTGGGATTTCCCTGCAGGCAGACAAGCGAGTGAAGAACCAGAGGCGCAGGGTCCACATGACCTTGGAGCTGCCTTGGAGTGCAGACAGGGCCATTCAGCAGTTTG GTCGCACCCATCGATCCAATCAGGTGACCGCCCCAGAATACATCTTCCTCATCTCAGAGTTGGCTGGGGAGAGACGTTTTGCCTCCATTGTGGCTAAGAGACTAGAGAGTTTG GGTGCATTAACCCATGGAGACAGAAGGGCCACAGAATCGAGAGACCTGAGcaagtacaattttgagaaCAAG TATGGTACCAAGGCTCTTGACAAAATCACCAAAGCAATCCTTGGCCACATAGAGAACAAGGTGCCCCCTCCCAAAGGCTACCCTGGGGGTGAAGCCATGTTCTTCAGAG acATGAAACTTGGAATGATGGATGTGGGCATATTTTGTAAGGAGCCTCGTTTTGGGATCAGTACTGAGAAAG ACTGCAGCATCACCAAGTTCTTAAATCGCATCCTGGGCTTGGAGGTCCACAAGCAGAACTATCTCTTCCAGTACTTCACTGACAACTTTGACTACCTAATCGAGAAGGATAAGAAAGAGGGCAAATACGACATGGGAATCTTAG ACCTTGCCCCAGGTAACGATGAGATCTATGAGGAGAAGCAGGAAACTTTCTTGACAGTTGGAAACCCTCAGGATGGACAGGTGGTTCTCTATAAG ATCAGTGTGGACAGAGGTATGCCCTGGAATGAGGCCTACAACAAGTCACTGAAGCTCAGTGGTCCTGACGAGGGATTCTACCTATCTCAGAAG CTGCGAGGTAACCACCCATGTGTGCTGCTAGCTGAGCAAGGTAGAGGCAAGAACCTCATTGTCTACAAGCCCAACATTGGCAAACAGGCCCACCCTGAGAGCCTGGACAACCTGCAGCAACGTTATCGGAAG GTGACTCCAGAGGAAGCAAAGGACAGCTGGGAGAACCAGTTCACCTTCTCCTTCAAGAAGTGTAGCCATGCCAACTG GAATGGGAAGTGTAAGAAAATTGAGGAAGGCCAGGAGTGTCTGCAGGGCATGCGTCTCCGTCAGTACCACATGTTGTGTGGTGCTCTGTTGCGTGTGTGGAAGCGCGTATCCGACGTGGTGTCTGACATCACCAGCTCCAGCATCCTGCAGATTGTCCGCCTTAAAACCAAGCAGCATAACAAGCAAGTCG GTATCAAGATCCCAGAGAACTGCGTGGCGCGTGTGCGGGACGAGCTGTTGCAAATGGacgaggaggtgaagaggagacGAAAGGAGCGTGAGCAGCAGGCTGTGGAGCAGCGACTGGCCGAGGAGCGCATGCGTAAAATGGAGCAGGAGAACAAACACCTCCTGGCAAATCTGTTCAACCAGAAACCCATAATCAACCAGTCCCTCACTCAGTCTATCGCCCAGAATCAGATCctcaaacagaaactgaaccaAAACGCTCTACAAAGGACACAAAGTGGGAGTATCTCTCAGCTGCAGAGGATGCAAGCTCAGACCCAGTCCACCTTACAGCAGCCCTCCCAGAACATAACCATGTTGTCCTTACAGAGAAATCCCAGCCAAACCCAGCAAAGGACCCATAACAGCTGGCCCAACAattccaccaccaccaaccaGGGCCCTCTGCCCAACATGATTAACCTCACCTCTAGTTTGTCACAGTTTTACCCCCAGTCCTTTTTACCCCCTTTTCCACAGCCGAAGAACTCGTCTTTTTCACTCGATCAGACCACATTGTCTCCCAGCTTGTCCTCTAAGAACACCCTGGATGAGATCTTGGACCTGACTGCGAGTTCGCCATCCCCCTCCCCAGACACCACGGAGGGCGGACTGAATCTGGACAGTCTAACGAGACACTCTACAGCATTCGGAGATGACTTTAATCTAGAGCATCTGATCTCTCAGAATGCACCAACTGCCCAGCGcgctgcacacatgcagcagcctcatttgctccagcagcagcagcagcagcacctgcaggcaacacagcagcagaaccacACCCTGCTGGCCAATAACCACCAAGACTTGTTAGATTTCCTTGACTTGCCCTCGTCTCCCCAGATGTCCACACAGAAAACCAGCCCTTCATCCTCTACCTCCTCCGGCTCTTCCTCCACGTCCTCCACCTCTTCTGTGTCAAACAGCCTGGTTTCACACATCCCTGTCAGCCTCCTGTCCGCGTCCTCTCTCATCCCATCATCGTCCTCCTCTTCGCTCTTCCCCAGCccgtcctcgtcctcctctctgttttccaaCTCTCCCTCTCACTTCCCTTCCCCCTATCTCCTCTCCCAGTCGGACTCTCTTTCCTTACCCAACGGCCACTGCAGCGCCACCACCCTTGACGTCCGCGAGGCTCTGAACAGCATGCTACAGGCCGGACCGGACCGCAAGTCTGTCATTCAGTACCGGCAGCAAGACTAA